CAACAATGAGACCGGGGTATTTCTGTGGTGCGATCAGGTCTGGCACACCTACGACGATTGCAGGGCGAGGCCGCGCCTGTTCAATGCCGCGCGGCCTCGCTTCTGGTAAATCAACTTTCAATACTGCACCGATCAGTGAAGTCACTACCCTATCTTCCAGCCTTCGCCAGGAATAAATTTGATGGGCTGCCCCTTTGGTATTCCTGCGGTTCCCCAGTCGTATGGTTCAAGTGCTTCGGGCGTTGCACTTCTGGAGAGTGTAGCCCTCAGTGGGATCTTGCCGATGGATTTAGCAAGTGTACTGCGCGCTGTTTTTTCAGGGTGTTTGTACGAGATAGTTTTCGCCATGGCACGCCACCTCCGCTTAGTGGTTCCATATTTTAGCGCAGGGCACCACGAAGATTGGTCAGTAGCCCGTAAATGCCGAACCTCTTCTGCTTGGCGATCCGCGTTCCACATGCCGTCCCCGCTTTCCCGTACGCTGGGCGGCATGTGGACCCGGATTCCTTCCAGCAGTCTGCGCGTGACCGGCGCGGACCGCGTTGATTTCGTGCATGGGCAGATGACCAACGACCTGCGGGGCGCGCCGACGCCCGGCGTGGTGGCGTGCGCGTTCCTGAACGTGCGCGGGCAGATCGAGCAGTTCGCCCGCGCGTACCGCCGCGCAGACGACGTGTACCTGCACCTGGACGCCGGGCAGGCCCCGGCGCTCGCGGCGCGCCTGAAACGCTACGTGATCTTCGATCAGGTCGAGATTCAGGACGTCAGTGAGGAGCTGCGGACCGTGCACGTCTGGCAGGAGGACGCCCTGCCCGGCTGGGACGCGGCGGGCGGCGCGGCGCAGACCTTCGGGCTGGGCGGCGGGACGGTCCTGGGTGGCCGAGTGAACCGTGCGGGCACGCCCGGCGTGGACCTGCACTACCTCGCGCGGCACGAGGAGGCCGTGCTGTCGGCCCTGACCGGCCCGGAAGCGCCGCTGGCCGACCTGGACGCCGCCCGTGTGCGCGCCGGCATTCCGGATGTCATCCGGGACGCCCTGACCGGCACCCTCCCGCCCGAGATCGGCCTGGACGTGGGCGGCCCGCTGCCCGCCATCAGCTACCGCAAGGGCTGCTATGTGGGGCAGGAGATCATGGCCCGCCTGGAAGCGCGCGGGAATGCCCGGCATCACCTCGCCCGTCTGGAAGGCGACCAGCCCTGGCCCGCCGGGGCCGAGGTGACGGCCGACGGGAAGGTCGTGGGGCAGGCGGGCCTGTACGCGGCGGGCGGCAGCGTGGCGCGGCTGCGCAAGGAACTCGCCGGTGGCGCGGCCGTGCAGGTGGGCGGCGTGCCGGCCCGCGTGTTCCTGAACACCCCGGTGGCCTGAGTGGGCGTCCTGGACGCCGTGACCCGCGACCTGCACGCCGGGGACCGGGCAGGCCTGCTGCGCGCCTGCCGCCGCGCGTACCTGCTGGCGCTGGCCGCGCTGGTCCTGCCGGGCTTGCCGCTGGGTCTGCTCCTGGCCGCGGTGCGCCCTTTGACGCTGAGCAGCCTGGGCGGGGTGCTGGGAGCGGTGCTGCTGGCCGCTGCGCTGGCGGGCGTGGCGTGGTACCTGGCGCGCCGCTCGGCGCAGGCGCCAGACCTGAGTGCGCGGCAGGCGGCCCTGACCGGCGCGATCCAGGCGGCCACTGCGCCCGGCGTGCCGTTCCTGATCGGCTGCGCGTTCCTGGGTTCCGGCGCGGCCCTGCTGGCGTTGTGGGGCGTGGCGCTGCTGGCGCACGCCCTGGTGTGGTGGCAGCTGCCCGGCTGGCTGCGCGCCGAGCCGGCTCCGGCCGCCTGAACAATCCGGCTGCCGCAACCGACAGAAGAATCCCCCACCTGCGCAGTGCGGTGGGGGATTCTTCTGTCGGGCTCCGGTGTGTTCTGCTTCAGCGGGACTTGGGGTCCAGCGCGTCGCGCAGGCCGTCACCGAACAGGTTGAAGGCGAGGCTGAACAGCACGATGAACACGGCGGGGTAGACCAGGGTGTACCAGTACTCGGGTTTCAGCCACGCGCGGGCGAAGTCGACCAGCTGACCCCACTCGGAGTAACCGGGTTCGAAGCCCAGGCCCAGGAACGACAGGCCGGCGATGGCTAGCGGGATGGTCGCGAGGTCCAGCACGGCGGTCGTGAACACGGCGGCCACGCTGTTCGGAATGACGTGCTTGAAGATCAGGCGGGCGTCGCGCGCGCCGAGGCTGCGGGCGGCATCCACGTACTCCAGCTGCCGGGTGCGCAGCACCTCGCCGCGGATCAGGCGGGCGTAGCCGGTCCAGCCGGTCACGCAGAACGCCACGATCATGGGCACGGTCGGGTCGTAGTCACCGCCGCCGCCCTGCAACCGGGCGCGCAGGATGGTCAGGATCACGACCGTCAGGATCAGGGGCGGCAGCGAGAACAGTACGTCGATGAAACGCTGGATCAGGTTGTCGATCCAGCCGCCGTAGTAGCCGCTGGCCGCGCCGATGATGATGCCGGTCGTCAGGGTGATCGCCACGATGATGAACGACAGTTTCAGCGCGGTGCGCGTGCCCCACACCAGTCCGTAGAAGATGTTGTAGCCGTTCACGGTGCCCATCGGGGCCTCGGCGCTGGGCGGGCTGGGCTGCTGCTGGAAGCTCAGGCGTTCGGTCAGGTAGCAGCTCTTGGGCGGCGCCAGGGTCGCCTGCCAGAACGGGGCCTGCAGCGGGTTGTACACCTGACTGGCACTCGTGATGTTCAGGTCGCGCAGGCAGTTGCCGCTGGGCTTGGCGATCAGCGGCGCGAACAGCGCGATCAGGCCGAACAGCAGCGTGATGATCAGGCCGGTGATGGCCAGGGGGTTGCGGCGCATCTTGCGCATGGCGGGGCTGGTCCAGAACAGCTGCCAGTTGCTGCGCTGCTCGACCTTGACGGGCGCGGTGGTCATCGGGGGTCCCTCCGGGTGGCGTGGCGGGCGTGGGGCTGGGCGGGCATCAGTCGAACCTCACGCGGGGGTCGATCACGCCGTACAGGATGTCCACGACCGTACTCACGACGACCACGATCACGGCGGTCAGCATGGCGAAGCCCAGCACGGCCGCGAGGTCCACGCCGACGGCGGCCTGCACGACCCACTGGCCCACGCCGGGGTACGCGAAGATCGTCTCGGTGATCAGCGAGCCGCTGAGCAG
The DNA window shown above is from Deinococcus sp. LM3 and carries:
- a CDS encoding folate-binding protein YgfZ; the protein is MWTRIPSSSLRVTGADRVDFVHGQMTNDLRGAPTPGVVACAFLNVRGQIEQFARAYRRADDVYLHLDAGQAPALAARLKRYVIFDQVEIQDVSEELRTVHVWQEDALPGWDAAGGAAQTFGLGGGTVLGGRVNRAGTPGVDLHYLARHEEAVLSALTGPEAPLADLDAARVRAGIPDVIRDALTGTLPPEIGLDVGGPLPAISYRKGCYVGQEIMARLEARGNARHHLARLEGDQPWPAGAEVTADGKVVGQAGLYAAGGSVARLRKELAGGAAVQVGGVPARVFLNTPVA
- a CDS encoding ABC transporter permease gives rise to the protein MTTAPVKVEQRSNWQLFWTSPAMRKMRRNPLAITGLIITLLFGLIALFAPLIAKPSGNCLRDLNITSASQVYNPLQAPFWQATLAPPKSCYLTERLSFQQQPSPPSAEAPMGTVNGYNIFYGLVWGTRTALKLSFIIVAITLTTGIIIGAASGYYGGWIDNLIQRFIDVLFSLPPLILTVVILTILRARLQGGGGDYDPTVPMIVAFCVTGWTGYARLIRGEVLRTRQLEYVDAARSLGARDARLIFKHVIPNSVAAVFTTAVLDLATIPLAIAGLSFLGLGFEPGYSEWGQLVDFARAWLKPEYWYTLVYPAVFIVLFSLAFNLFGDGLRDALDPKSR